From one Paramormyrops kingsleyae isolate MSU_618 chromosome 1, PKINGS_0.4, whole genome shotgun sequence genomic stretch:
- the LOC111850144 gene encoding mycolipanoate synthase-like produces MGEAEQDIAVIGIGCHFPGGEGLENFWKVLLEGRNCAVEIPEERFDVRHWYDPDESKAGRSRTAKAALIDRFNEFDHKFFGITEAEADYMDPQQKLLLECSYRALEDAGIPMEKASGTRTGVFLGLMNRDYETLLNNSPSTITHYNSTGTAMSIAANRISYTFNLTGPSFAIDCACSSSLVALHSACQAIRQGDCEMALCGGVSCIMEPRVFVALSKAKMISPDGTSKPFSSRADGYGRGEGCGIVLLKPLKEALRNCDHVWGIISKTAVNQDGRSVTPITKPSMVQQEELLRRIYSAQTDPSQVQYIEAHGTGTPVGDPTEASSISKVIAKGRPPGSARLYIGSVKGNIGHTESAAGVAGLIKVLLMMHHGTIVPSVFYSEDNASIDAKALNIKIPTKAEKWEISGPAGRVAGINSFGFGGTNAHAIVKQYLQPCISKPDLEKSLKLFVFSASSEKSVVMAFVDTFEKLKANKTVDLNRLAYTSACRRSHAKHKFRKVFMVSSLSELQAELKSSLNKKFLPLKSDPQLVFVFCGNGVTYRGMCKQLLKRESIFREKILEIENILQKYNSMSILQKLESDYDNDDSSKPDIVQLLLFAIQVAICSLLKHWGVRPDAILGHSVGEVAAAHCSGLLSLEDAVKVIYIRSNLQSQVTGGKMLVVSNMPVSEILKLLPAYSGKICLAAINSPQSCTLSGDSNAVDSLHQNLKTSLENRDLFLHSLDVPAAYHSHMMDSILSQIEENIGNLQGNEMKTEMFSTVTGEAYGEGDFTTGTYWARNVRQTVAFEQTVRSAAREKKNAVFVEIGPKRVLQRNIKEILGNDTPVFSSVQPEKDHETLLTLVSKLFELGVQVDWDQLYKGCETVPTPFPVYQFDRQNKKVYFEAVRQGNEITSQSHHPLLIQTRQDAEGLVSNLSSDAASYVWEHKHNGTVVVPGALYVELALASLIASVRPKMALCSLQLSITFQNPCVLDKNSWQMKIRLESEKGKTNFTIHSPIATYASGVIRHVSLAGHKCTKDSIDEKHIILESVFRRCKSVITTEKIYELLSQAGFQYGSVFQCLESIHYGEDLVEAVSVIKASGETLRHLHEYCVHPVLLDCFLQMTAVIALSEFTSRPAFPSEIGSMIISKPMLEEMVVYFRRTRKTADYFEICGCFADKEGNVLVELRSVRITFVGDASGGVKECFYHNEIHVISEDEILPNKPKALVFEDQMGLVQALKDHLDPQSTFISYTDSGKWLSSQLRTISHLGVSWDFDNVLFMHGMQDLSPLTAEEVLECLADCCEFYRQVVLMTKKDKCCCTVRVITYRSAENSVDHISPGFVLSGMTRSCAVEISDISLQLIDLASVSSEDIGALADVIYSYPSSKYPEVMIKKGQIHSTTITRTLFKNTESFEKKISTSESFTLQTADPYTVTTLSAIPSHSMDNSVIEQTVEVQLDKVCVHSSDFFPVSYSDLNFGQTIYWNKHTSQNHKLMALDFSGRVTAVGKDVSKLKVGDHVVSCYPVVASSKVVIPEAVCYRTKKLPFLKKVPCMSYFVLAWEILHIAMPGVKPGRKLGIGSSDPYSSLLQILVHTATKSGWITVVGTDHYGAIDNVNECDVLILLPPFNPSLVAKMCSISTMKHIIFVCDRKGSSPLSDNTMRINNENVYIQNIQVANIFQKAYLKRQKTKIDQWLKSMLLYEESLNLPAITFQKSVSRDCDSSVLESPESYFRSKAISVVVLDNGTNGMKSDIPILVSSKQLFKKDSVYVVTGGLSGLGLETVKFIAHRGGRCIVTLSRRGLSTEVQLEINVLQSQYDVSITCLQCDVSDLDQVMKAISVTGQRFPTCPIRGVFHSAVVLQDGLIETLDKSAFMRVLKPKVTGALNLHYATINFQLDYFVCYSSISSVIGNASQANYAAANSFLDLFCHYRRNHGLAGQSINWGALNLGLLLNRQHFQRFLESKGMEVMGVPEFHESLEHCLLLGKAQQVVCKFNFKNLKSHVFSQNISLQARLSTLIELELKTRRVTKTRLQQPTFPFSAETYVKSVLSETCNMDLQEMSDDTALSALGIDSMLAMTLQNVFFQGQAVTIPLVKLLDPNSTLLTLITIINSERGNKLDDEQDFGLTMKGNINSDGNM; encoded by the exons ATGGGGGAAGCCGAACAAGACATCGCTGTGATTGGGATTGGGTGCCACTTCCCTGGAG GTGAAGGTCTTGAGAACTTCTGGAAAGTTCTACTGGAAGGGAGGAATTGTGCTGTTGAGATTCCAGAGGAGAGGTTTGATGTCAGACACTGGTATGATCCTGATGAGAGCAAGGCTGGAAGATCACGCACAGCCAAAGCCGCGCTTATCGACAG GTTCAATGAGTTTGACCACAAGTTTTTTGGCATCACTGAGGCAGAGGCCGACTACATGGACCCTCAGCAGAAGCTCCTGCTGGAGTGTAGCTACAGAGCACTAGAGGATGCTGGGATACCGATGGAGAAGGCCAGCGGAACCAGGACAGGGGTGTTTTTAG GTCTCATGAACCGGGACTATGAAACACTTCTGAACAATAGTCCTAGCACAATAACTCACTATAATAGCACAGGGACAGCTATGAGTATAGCTGCCAACAGGATCTCCTACACCTTCAACCTCACTGGGCCGTCATTCGCCATTGACTGTGCCTGCTCCTCTTCCCTGGTGGCTCTCCACTCTGCCTGTCAAGCCATAAGACAAG GGGACTGTGAGATGGCGCTGTGTGGAGGTGTCAGCTGTATCATGGAACCACGAGTCTTTGTTGCTCTTAGCAAAGCAAAAATGATCTCACCTGATGGCACCAGCAAGCCGTTCTCCAGTAGAGCAGATGGATATGGAAGGGGAGAAGGCTGTGGGATTGTCCTCCTGAAGCCGCTGAAGGAG GCTCTAAGGAACTGCGACCATGTGTGGGGGATCATTAGTAAAACTGCGGTCAATCAAGATGGCCGCTCCGTCACTCCAATCACCAAGCCATCCATGGTTCAGCAGGAAGAGCTTCTGCGCAGAATTTATTCTGCACAGACTGATCCATCACAGGTTCAGTACATAGAGGCTCATGGGACTGGAACTCCAGTGGGAGATCCCACAGAAGCTAGCAGCATCTCTAAAGTTATTGCCAAAGGCAGACCACCAGGATCAGCAAGACTTTACATTGGCTCCGTCAAAGGTAACATCGGCCACACCGAATCTGCAGCTGGAGTAGCGGGACTCATCAAGGTACTTCTGATGATGCACCATGGAACCATAGTTCCCTCCGTCTTTTATTCTGAGGATAATGCCAGTATAGATGCCAAAGCTTTGAATATAAAAATTCCTACCAAAGCAGAGAAATGGGAAATTTCTGGTCCAGCTGGAAGGGTCGCAGGAATCAACAGTTTTGGGTTTGGTGGGACTAATGCACATGCAATTGTGAAACAGTATCTGCAACCATGTATTTCTAAACCAGACTTAGAGAAATCACTGAAGTTATTTGTATTCTCCGCATCCTCGGAAAAATCAGTTGTTATGGCATTTGTAGATACTTTTGAAAAgctgaaagcaaacaaaacagtaGATCTGAACAGACTTGCATACACATCAGCCTGCAGAAGGAGCCATGCAAAGCACAAGTTCAGAAAAGTCTTCATGGTCTCCTCTCTTAGTGAACTACAAGCTGAACTTAAATCATCCCTTAACAAAAAGTTCTTGCCATTAAAGTCAGACCCCCAATTAGTTTTTGTCTTCTGTGGAAATGGGGTTACTTACAGAGGCATGTGCAAGCAGTTGCTAAAAAGGGAGAGCATTTTCAGAGAAAAAATCTTAGAGATTGAGAACATTTTACAGAAGTACAATAGCATGAGCATCCTGCAAAAACTGGAAAGTGATTATGACAACGATGACTCTTCTAAGCCAGATATTGTGCAACTTCTCCTCTTTGCAATTCAAGTTGCTATTTGCAGTCTGTTAAAGCACTGGGGTGTGAGACCAGATGCCATTCTTGGGCATTCTGTTGGAGAGGTTGCTGCTGCCCATTGCTCTGGTCTGCTGTCCCTAGAGGACGCAGTGAAGGTAATCTACATTCGCAGTAACTTGCAGAGTCAAGTCACTGGTGGGAAAATGCTTGTTGTCAGCAACATGCCAGTATCAGAAATCTTGAAGCTTCTCCCTGCCTATTCAGGAAAGATTTGCTTGGCTGCCATCAATAGTCCTCAGTCCTGCACTCTGTCTGGAGATTCAAATGCTGTGGATAGTCTCCATCAGAATTTGAAAACCTCATTAGAAAATAGGGATCTTTTCCTCCACAGTTTGGATGTTCCTGCTGCATATCATAGCCATATGATGGACTCAATTCTCTCACAAATAGAGGAAAATATAGGTAATTTACAAGGCAATGAGATGAAGACAGAAATGTTTTCGACTGTGACCGGAGAGGCATATGGTGAAGGGGACTTTACTACAGGGACATACTGGGCAAGAAATGTTCGGCAAACAGTTGCATTTGAGCAAACTGTAAGGTCAGCAGCAAGGGAGAAGAAGAATGCTGTCTTTGTAGAGATAGGTCCAAAAAGAGTCCTACAAAGGAACATCAAGGAGATACTGGGAAATGACACCCCAGTGTTCTCCTCTGTGCAGCCAGAGAAAGACCACGAGACACTCCTCACTCTTGTGTCCAAACTCTTTGAGTTGGGCGTGCAAGTCGACTGGGATCAGTTATACAAAGGGTGTGAGACAGTGCCAACACCTTTCCCAGTCTATCAGTTTGACCGTCAAAATAAGAAGGTGTACTTTGAGGCTGTCAGGCAAGGCAATGAGATAACTAGTCAGTCGCATCACCCCCTGCTAATACAGACTAGACAGGATGCAGAGGGACTAGTCAGTAACCTTTCATCTGATGCAGCATCATATGTGTGGGAACACAAACACAATGGCACTGTTGTTGTCCCTGGTGCACTTTATGTAGAGCTGGCTTTGGCATCCCTTATTGCAAGTGTGAGGCCCAAAATGGCCCTCTGCTCACTGCAGCTCAGTATTACTTTCCAGAACCCATGTGTTCTTGACAAGAATTCATGGCAAATGAAAATAAGGCTTGAATCcgaaaagggaaaaacaaacTTTACTATTCATTCTCCTATAGCAACATATGCATCAGGTGTCATTCGTCATGTGAGCTTAGCTGGGCATAAATGCACCAAAGATTCCATTGATGAGAAGCACATCATTTTAGAATCAGTTTTTAGAAGATGTAAGTCCGTTATAACGACAGAGAAGATTTATGAACTTCTTTCCCAGGCAGGGTTTCAGTATGGCTCTGTGTTTCAATGCTTGGAAAGCATCCACTACGGAGAGGACCTTGTGGAAGCAGTGTCAGTTATTAAGGCATCTGGAGAAACACTGAGACACCTGCATGAGTACTGTGTCCATCCAGTGCTACTGGACTGTTTTTTGCAAATGACAGCTGTCATTGCTCTCAGTGAATTCACATCTAGACCTGCTTTCCCTTCTGAAATAGGCAGCATGATAATCTCTAAGCCAATGTTGGAGGAGATGGTCGTGTATTTCCGAAGAACCAGAAAGACAGCTGACTACTTTGAGATATGTGGTTGCTTTGCAGACAAAGAAGGCAATGTTCTGGTTGAGTTAAGAAGTGTGAGGATCACATTTGTAGGTGATGCTTCTGGTGGTGTTAAGGAATGCTTCTATCACAATGAGATCCATGTTATCTCTGAGGATGAAATCCTCCCTAACAAGCCAAAAGCTCTAGTTTTTGAAGATCAAATGGGACTGGTTCAAGCATTGAAGGATCATTTGGACCCGCAGTCCACTTTTATCTCATATACTGACTCTGGAAAATGGTTAAGCTCGCAACTTCGTACCATCAGTCATTTAGGTGTCAGTTGGGATTTTGACAATGTACTGTTCATGCATGGCATGCAGGACCTTAGTCCACTGACAGCAGAGGAGGTTCTGGAGTGCTTGGCTGATTGCTGTGAGTTTTACCGGCAGGTTGTCCTGATGACGAAGAAGGACAAGTGTTGTTGTACGGTCAGAGTCATAACCTATAGATCAGCAGAGAATAGTGTGGACCACAtcagtccaggttttgtgctcTCTGGTATGACAAGGTCGTGTGCCGTTGAAATCTCAGATATTTCCTTACAATTAATCGATCTTGCATCTGTATCTAGTGAGGACATTGGTGCCCTTGCTGATGTTATTTACTCATATCCTAGCAGTAAGTATCCAGAAGTCATGATAAAGAAAGGGCAGATTCATTCAACTACTATTACTCGAACCCTCTTCAAAAATACTGAAAGTTTTGAGAAAAAGATCTCTACTTCCgagtctttcactctgcagacTGCTGATCCGTATACAGTGACAACTCTGTCTGCTATTCCCTCCCATAGTATGGATAACAGTGTGATTGAGCAAACTGTTGAGGTTCAGCTGGATAAAGTATGTGTTCATTCCTCGGATTTCTTCCCTGTCAGTTACTCTGACTTGAATTTTGGTCAGACAATTTACTGGAACAAACATACATCTCAGAATCACAAGCTTATGGCCCTAGATTTCAGCGGCAGAGTTACTGCTGTAGGGAAGGATGTGAGCAAGCTGAAGGTGGGAGATCATGTCGTTTCATGCTACCCTGTTGTTGCTTCATCTAAAGTCGTGATTCCTGAAGCTGTATGCTACAGAACAAAGAAACTGCCTTTTCTCAAGAAAGTTCCGTGCATGTCTTACTTTGTCTTGGCATGGGAGATCTTGCATATTGCGATGCCAGGGGTAAAACCAGGGAGAAAGTTAGGCATTGGTTCTTCTGACCCTTACTCAAGTCTCCTCCAGATATTGGTGCATACAGCAACAAAATCTGGGTGGATTACTGTTGTAGGAACAGACCACTATGGAGCAATAGACAATGTGAATGAATGTGATGTGTTAATTCTTTTGCCTCCGTTCAACCCAAGCCTAGTAGCTAAAATGTGCAGTATTTCCACCATGAAACATATAATTTTTGTTTGTGACAGGAAAGGGTCAAGTCCCCTCTCAGACAACACCATGAGAATTAACAATGAAAATGTTTACATCCAGAACATTCAGGTGGCCAATATATTCCAAAAAGCCTACCTAAAAAGGCAGAAAACCAAGATCGATCAATGGCTGAAATCAATGCTTTTGTATGAAGAATCTTTAAACTTGCCAGCCATTACTTTTCAAAAATCTGTATCTAGAGACTGTGACTCCTCAGTTCTTGAGAGTCCTGAGTCCTACTTTAGATCGAAGGCAATATCTGTGGTTGTGCTAGATAATGGTACAAATGGGATGAAATCTGACATTCCAATTTTGGTGTCATCAAAACAACTTTTCAAGAAGGACTCTGTATATGTAGTGACTGGGGGCCTTTCAGGTTTGGGTCTTGAGACAGTAAAGTTCATTGCACATAGAGGAGGTAGATGTATTGTGACGCTGTCCAGAAGGGGTCTTTCTACAGAAGTGCAACTTGAAATTAATGTTCTACAGAGTCAATATGATGTGTCAATTACGTGTCTGCAGTGCGATGTCTCTGACTTAGACCAAGTTATGAAAGCCATCTCAGTCACTGGACAGAGATTCCCTACTTGCCCAATCAGAGGAGTGTTCCACAGTGCCGTGGTCTTGCAAGACGGGCTGATAGAGACACTTGACAAGTCCGCCTTCATGAGAGTGCTTAAGCCAAAGGTCACTGGTGCTTTAAATTTGCATTATGCGACGATAAACTTTCAGTTAGACTACTTTGTATGCTACTCTTCTATCTCATCAGTTATTGGAAATGCCTCCCAAGCGAATTATGCTGCGGCTAATTCGTTCCTGGACCTGTTTTGTCATTACCGGAGGAACCATGGGCTTGCGGGTCAGTCCATTAATTGGGGCGCTTTGAACCTGGGCCTCCTGCTAAATAGGCAGCACTTTCAAAGGTTCCTGGAGTCCAAGGGAATGGAGGTCATGGGCGTGCCAGAATTTCACGAGAGCCTGGAGCATTGTTTGCTGCTCGGCAAAGCCCAACAGGTAGTGTGCAAATTTAATTTCAAGAACCTCAAGAGCCACGTGTTCTCTCAGAACATCTCCCTACAGGCACGCTTATCTACCCTCATAGAGCTAGAACTGAAAACCAGGCGAGTAACAAAAACCAGACTCCAGCAGCCCACATTTCCCTTCTCAGCAGAAACATATGTGAAGTCCGTGCTGAGCGAAACGTGCAACATGGACCTGCAGGAGATGAGTGACGACACTGCTCTCTCTGCCCTGGGCATCGACTCAATGCTGGCCATGACCCTGCAGAATGTCTTCTTCCAGGGACAAGCAGTGACCATTCCCCTTGTTAAATTGTTGGACCCAAATAGTACACTTTTGACCCTGATTACCATCATCAATTCAGAAAGAGGAAATAAACTAGATGACGAGCAGGACTTTGGGTTAACCATGAAGGGAAACATAAACAGTGATGGAAACATGTAA